In Falco biarmicus isolate bFalBia1 chromosome 7, bFalBia1.pri, whole genome shotgun sequence, a single window of DNA contains:
- the LOC130153003 gene encoding protein shisa-like-1a → MQGGLLLRLLLATALCPGLLGTASVQNLHLCEGYAGPDGRYHPGFYCPRLSDPADYRYCCRRSPLTLKTCCSQLALEALTGVNLSSLAGPGLLRNPLALPFVGLYGLLILLLMAVDLFHFYRTRRCRLGRLLPCARCLPCGLPGGPRSPLPPSRAC, encoded by the exons ATGCAGGGTGGGCTCCTGCTCCGGCTGCTCCTTGCCACAGCTCTGTGCCCCGGCCTCCTTGGGACAG CCTCGGTGCAGAACCTGCACCTCTGCGAGGGCTATGCAGGCCCCGACGGCCGCTACCACCCCGGCTTCTACTGCCCACGGCTGAGTGACCCGGCCGACTACCGCTACTGCTGCCGCCGCAGCCCCCTCACCCTCAagacctgctgctcccagctggccCTGGAGGCCCTCACTGGGGTGAACCTCTCCAGCCTGGCCGGCCCCGGGCTCCTCCG GAACCCGCTGGCCCTGCCCTTCGTGGGGCTCTACGggctcctcatcctcctccttaTGGCCGTCGACCTCTTCCACTTCTACCGGACCCGGCGCTGCCGCCTCGGCCGCCTCCTGCCCTGCgcccgctgcctgccctgcgGCCTCCCAGGggggccccgctccccgctgccccccagccGCGCCTGCTGA
- the RCCD1 gene encoding RCC1 domain-containing protein 1 isoform X3, with product MAAPRRAWFVFGFSPEEAVGEPGPGPGPWRLESGPEGIRRVWPAWSYVVVETGAGLEVRSAGLRRPLPGWAEALPSETHVVLRGPAAAQAWPRAAALRGAGEGAPAWSRALPPEPRCPPPLPLLPGGFATPRPPFFTALPGALRARRLALGHEHVLVLGAAGEAYAWGGGRHGQLGHGTLESVKEPRLVEALAGVPMQTVAAGGWHSASVSEAGDLYMWGWNESGQLALPSKGLAEEQAQDEDTGAGVPSLAGSAAGPGGQQGQLRVPAHGCYHTRRRAVHLGLG from the exons atggcggccccgcgccgcgcctGGTTCGTCTTCGGCTTCAGCCCGGAGGAGGCGGTGGGGGagccgggcccgggccccggCCCCTGGCGGCTGGAGTCGGGCCCCGAGGGGATCCGCCGTGTCTGGCCCGCCTGGAGCTACGTGGTCGTGGAGACCG GCGCGGGGCTGGAGGTGCGGagcgcggggctgcggcggccgcTGCCGGGCTGGGCCGAGGCGCTGCCCTCGGAGACGCACGTGGTGctgcggggcccggcggcggcccaGGCCTggccgcgggcggcggcgctgcggggcGCGGGGGAGGGCGCACCCGCCTGGAGCCGGGCGCTGCCCCCggagccccgctgccccccgccgctgccgctgctgcccgGCGGCTTCGCCACGCCGCGGCCGCCCTTCTTCACCGCGCTGCCCGGTGCGCTGCGGGCCCGCCGGCTGGCGCTGGGCCACGAGCACGTCCTGGTGCTGGGCGCCGCCGGGGAGGCCTAcgcctggggtgggggcag GCATGGGCAGCTTGGCCACGGGACCCTGGAGTCGGTGAAGGAGCCGCGGCTGGTGGAGGCGTTGGCCGGCGTGCCGATGCAGACTGTGGCAGCCGGCGGGTGGCATTCGGCCAGCGTTAGCG AGGCAGGAGACCTGTACATGTGGGGCTGGAATGAGTCGGGCCAGCTAGCTCTGCCCTCCAAAGGGCTGGCTGAAGAGCAGGCACAGGATGAGGACACGGGTGCAG GCGTTCCCAGCCTTGCTGGATCTGCCGCAGGACCTGGAGGTCAGCAAGGTCAGCTGCGGGTCCCGGCACACGGCTGTTATCACAC GAGGCGGCGAGCTGTACACCTGGGGCTGGG GTAA
- the RCCD1 gene encoding RCC1 domain-containing protein 1 isoform X2 — translation MGLTAATAPSALTGRAGPGSCTPGPGTAAGPPGDTALKLLLDHGPASVPASAGAAPSRRYRRRPRPLPPAPPRHGGPAPRLVRLRLQPGGGGGGAGPGPRPLAAGVGPRGDPPCLARLELRGRGDRHGQLGHGTLESVKEPRLVEALAGVPMQTVAAGGWHSASVSEAGDLYMWGWNESGQLALPSKGLAEEQAQDEDTGAGNAELPPRQEQPAAEGTAFISIQAFPALLDLPQDLEVSKVSCGSRHTAVITRGGELYTWGWGKYGQLGHRDNASSDQPRRVEHLVAEGLQAEEVVCGLWTTYVCVLEPEP, via the exons ATGGGGCTCACCGCTGCCACTGCACCGTCTGCCTTAACCGGGAGGGCCGGCCCGGGGTCCTGCACGCCGGGGCCCGGTACGGCGGCGGGCCCGCCCGGTGACACTGCACTAAAGCTGCTCTTGGACCACGGCCCCGCCTCTGTCCCTGCGTCCGCCGGCGCCGCCCCCTCCCGTCGGTAccggcgccggccccgccccctcccgccggccccgccccgccatggcggccccgcgccgcgcctGGTTCGTCTTCGGCTTCAGCCCGGAGGAGGCGGTGGGGGagccgggcccgggccccggCCCCTGGCGGCTGGAGTCGGGCCCCGAGGGGATCCGCCGTGTCTGGCCCGCCTGGAGCTACGTGGTCGTGGAGACCG GCATGGGCAGCTTGGCCACGGGACCCTGGAGTCGGTGAAGGAGCCGCGGCTGGTGGAGGCGTTGGCCGGCGTGCCGATGCAGACTGTGGCAGCCGGCGGGTGGCATTCGGCCAGCGTTAGCG AGGCAGGAGACCTGTACATGTGGGGCTGGAATGAGTCGGGCCAGCTAGCTCTGCCCTCCAAAGGGCTGGCTGAAGAGCAGGCACAGGATGAGGACACGGGTGCAG GGAATGCTGAGCTGCCGCCCCgccaggagcagccagctgctgaggGCACCGCGTTCATTTCCATCCAGGCGTTCCCAGCCTTGCTGGATCTGCCGCAGGACCTGGAGGTCAGCAAGGTCAGCTGCGGGTCCCGGCACACGGCTGTTATCACAC GAGGCGGCGAGCTGTACACCTGGGGCTGGG GTAAATATGGGCagctgggacacagggacaATGCCAGCTCTGACCAGCCACGCCGCGTCGAGCACCTGGTGGccgaggggctgcaggcagaggaggtggTGTGTGGGCTCTGGACCACCTACGTCTGTGTGCTGGAGCCGGAGCCGTGA
- the RCCD1 gene encoding RCC1 domain-containing protein 1 isoform X1, with product MAAPRRAWFVFGFSPEEAVGEPGPGPGPWRLESGPEGIRRVWPAWSYVVVETGAGLEVRSAGLRRPLPGWAEALPSETHVVLRGPAAAQAWPRAAALRGAGEGAPAWSRALPPEPRCPPPLPLLPGGFATPRPPFFTALPGALRARRLALGHEHVLVLGAAGEAYAWGGGRHGQLGHGTLESVKEPRLVEALAGVPMQTVAAGGWHSASVSEAGDLYMWGWNESGQLALPSKGLAEEQAQDEDTGAGNAELPPRQEQPAAEGTAFISIQAFPALLDLPQDLEVSKVSCGSRHTAVITRGGELYTWGWGKYGQLGHRDNASSDQPRRVEHLVAEGLQAEEVVCGLWTTYVCVLEPEP from the exons atggcggccccgcgccgcgcctGGTTCGTCTTCGGCTTCAGCCCGGAGGAGGCGGTGGGGGagccgggcccgggccccggCCCCTGGCGGCTGGAGTCGGGCCCCGAGGGGATCCGCCGTGTCTGGCCCGCCTGGAGCTACGTGGTCGTGGAGACCG GCGCGGGGCTGGAGGTGCGGagcgcggggctgcggcggccgcTGCCGGGCTGGGCCGAGGCGCTGCCCTCGGAGACGCACGTGGTGctgcggggcccggcggcggcccaGGCCTggccgcgggcggcggcgctgcggggcGCGGGGGAGGGCGCACCCGCCTGGAGCCGGGCGCTGCCCCCggagccccgctgccccccgccgctgccgctgctgcccgGCGGCTTCGCCACGCCGCGGCCGCCCTTCTTCACCGCGCTGCCCGGTGCGCTGCGGGCCCGCCGGCTGGCGCTGGGCCACGAGCACGTCCTGGTGCTGGGCGCCGCCGGGGAGGCCTAcgcctggggtgggggcag GCATGGGCAGCTTGGCCACGGGACCCTGGAGTCGGTGAAGGAGCCGCGGCTGGTGGAGGCGTTGGCCGGCGTGCCGATGCAGACTGTGGCAGCCGGCGGGTGGCATTCGGCCAGCGTTAGCG AGGCAGGAGACCTGTACATGTGGGGCTGGAATGAGTCGGGCCAGCTAGCTCTGCCCTCCAAAGGGCTGGCTGAAGAGCAGGCACAGGATGAGGACACGGGTGCAG GGAATGCTGAGCTGCCGCCCCgccaggagcagccagctgctgaggGCACCGCGTTCATTTCCATCCAGGCGTTCCCAGCCTTGCTGGATCTGCCGCAGGACCTGGAGGTCAGCAAGGTCAGCTGCGGGTCCCGGCACACGGCTGTTATCACAC GAGGCGGCGAGCTGTACACCTGGGGCTGGG GTAAATATGGGCagctgggacacagggacaATGCCAGCTCTGACCAGCCACGCCGCGTCGAGCACCTGGTGGccgaggggctgcaggcagaggaggtggTGTGTGGGCTCTGGACCACCTACGTCTGTGTGCTGGAGCCGGAGCCGTGA
- the UNC45A gene encoding protein unc-45 homolog A, which yields MGEAVTAGQLREQGNELFQAGDHAAALAAYTQALDLCDAVPERAVLHRNRAACYLKLEDYAKAEADASKAIEADGRDMKALFRRSQALQKLGRLDQAVNDLQRCVSLEPKNKAFQEALRALGSSMHEKMKAMSCTDSKVEQMFQILLDPEEKDADKKQKAAQNLIVLAREEAGAEKIFQSDGVRLLTQLLDTAKADLMLAALRTLVGLCSGHRSRTMAILAELGAPRLSAVLGVEHEQVSLAACNLLHVMFESLKEGLQKDFRGKEDAVVLDSSKDLKLLIKHLLELLVLEGASAHGRDNALNLLIKVVPRKSPKKTNNSMSLWVIDQGLKKILEVGSTVCGTPGSLPVTENSRMSASVLLSKLYDDLKCDAERENFHHLCEDYVRSWFKGPELAGKLRAIQTVSCLLQGPSDAGNRVLELEGIMDSVLSLCASVCEAHQLVAVEALIHAADKAKRASFITANGVSLLKEIYKHSERDSIRIRALVGLCKLGSAGGTDFSMKQFAEGSTMKLAKQCRKWLCNETIDAGTRRWVVEGLAYLTFDADVKEEFVEDKAAMQAMFHLAKSEDRSVLYAVASTLVNCTNSYDHEEPDPQMLELAKYAKQHIPEQHPKDKPDFVKRRVRKLLTAGVVSALTCMVKSENPALTNSCRELISRVFLALVEEAEDRGGVVAQGGGKALIPLSLEGTEAGQAKAAQALAKITITSNPEMAFPGERIYEVVRPLVSLLRLQRTGLENFEGLMALTNLAGISERLRQKILKEKAVPMIEGYMFEEHELIRLAATECMCNMAMSKEVQELFLAEGNDRLKLMVLYSGEEDEKLRRAASGTLAMLTALHPPICKRIPQVTVHWLEILQALLLSPSTELQHRGAVVVMNMMAAEREVAEQLIASEMLEILSVLAKDKDKPRVAHAAKESLAQAVAYGLIKPSAGQE from the exons ATGGGGGAGGCG GTGACGGCGGGGCAGCTGCGGGAGCAGGGCAATGAGCTCTTCCAGGCTGGGGACCACGCCGCCGCCCTCGCTGCCTACACCCAGGCACTGGACCTGTGCGACGCTGTGCCGGAGCGAGCCGTGCTGCACCGCAACCGGGCCGCCTGCTACCTGAAGCTG gAGGACTATGCCAAGGCAGAGGCTGATGCATCTAAAG CCATTGAAGCCGATGGCCGGGACATGAAGGCGCTGTTCCGCCgcagccaggcactgcagaaGCTGGGCCGCCTGGACCAGGCTGTCAATGACCTGCAGCGGTGTGTGAGCCTGGAGCCCAAGAACAAGGCCTTCCAGGAGGCCCTGCGCgccctggggagcagcatgCACGAGAAG ATGAAGGCCATGTCCTGCACGGACTCAAAGGTAGAGCAGATGTTCCAGATCTTACTGGATCCTGAAGAGAAGGATGCGGACAAGAAGCAAAAG GCTGCGCAGAACCTGATTGTGCTGGCACGagaggaggctggagcagagaaAATCTTCCAAAGTGATGGTGTGCGGCTGCTGACGCAGCTCCTCGACACAGCCAAGGCTGACCTGATGCTGGCGGCCCTGCGCACCTTGGTTGGACTGTGCTCTGGGCACCGCTCCCGG ACCATGGCCattctggcagagctgggggcccCTCGTCTCTCAGCGGTGCTGGGCGTGGAGCACGAGCAGGtttccctggctgcctgcaaCCTTCTGCATGTAATGTTCGAGTCTCTGAAGGAGGGGCTGCAGAAGGACTTCCGTGGCAAGGAGGACGCGGTGGTGCTGG ATTCTTCCAAGGACCTGAAACTGCTGATCAAGCACCTCCTGGAGCTGCTAGTGCTGGAAGGGGCCTCTGCGCACGGCCGTGACAATGCTCTCAACCTGCTCATCAAGGTGGTGCCCAGGAAGTCGCCAAAGAAGACCAATAACAGCATGAGCCTCTGGGTAATCGACCAGG GCCTGAAGAAGATCCTGGAGGTGGGCAGTACAGTGTGCGGCACCCCGGGCAGCCTGCCTGTGACGGAGAACAGTCGGATGAGTGCCTCAGTTCTGCTGAGCAAACTTTACGATGACCTGAAATGCGATGCTGAGAGGGAAAACTTCCACCACTTGTGCGAGGACTACGTGAG GAGCTGGTTCAAGGGGCCTGagctggctgggaagctgcGGGCCATCCAGACGGTGTCATGCCTGCTGCAGGGCCCCTCAGATGCGGGGAACagggtgctggagctggaggggaTCATGGACAGCGTGCTGTCCCTCTGTGCCTCCGTCTGCGAGGCACACCAGCTGGTAGCAGTGGAGGCACTGATCCACGCTGCCGACAAGGCCAAGCGTGCCTCCTTCATCACTGCCAACGGCGTCAGCCTGCTCAAGGAGATCTACAAGCACAGCGAGAGGGACAGCATTCGCATCCGGGCACTGGTG gggctCTGCAAGCTGGGATCTGCTGGAGGCACCGACTTCAGCATGAAGCAGTTTGCCGAGGGCTCCACAATGAAATTGGCCAAGCAGTGCCGCAA GTGGCTCTGCAATGAGACGATCGACGCGGGCACACGGCGCTGGGTGGTGGAGGGCTTGGCCTACCTCACCTTCGATGCGGATGTCAAGGAGGAGTTTGTGGAGGACAAGGCAGCCATGCAGGCCATGTTCCACCTGGCCAAG TCAGAGGACAGGAGTGTGCTCTACGCCGTCGCCTCCACACTAGTGAACTGCACCAACAGCTATGATCACGAGGAGCCGGACCCGCAGATGCTGGAGCTGGCCAAGTATGCCAAGCAGCACATTCCGGAGCAGCACCCCAAG GACAAGCCAGACTTTGTGAAGCGCCGGGTGCGGAAGCTGCTGACGGCTGGTGTGGTGTCAGCTCTGACCTGCATGGTGAAGAGCGAGAACCCGGCGCTCACCAACTCCTGCCGGGAGCTGATCTCCAG AGTGTTCCTGGCGCTGGTGGAGGAGGCGGAGGACCGGGGTGGTGTGGTTGCGCAAGGAGGAGGCAAG gctctCATCCCGCTGTCCCTGGAGGGCACTGAGGCGGGGCAGGCCAAGGCAGCTCAGGCCCTGGCAAAGATCACCATCACCTCCAACCCAGAGATGGCGTTCCCTGGAGAGCGG ATCTACGAGGTAGTCCGGCCCTTGGTGAGCCTTCTGCGTCTTCAGCGCACAGGCCTGGAGAACTTTGAGGGGCTGATGGCATTAACCAACCTGGCTGGCATCAGTGAGAGGCTGCG GCAGAAGATCCTGAAGGAGAAGGCTGTGCCCATGATTGAGGGGTACATGTTCGAGGAGCACGAGCTGATCCGGCTGGCTGCAACGGAGTGCATGTGCAACATGGCCATGAGCAAGGAG GTGCAGGAGCTGTTCCTGGCAGAGGGCAACGACCGGCTGAAGCTGATGGTCCTGTACAGCGGGGAGGAGGATGAGAAGCTGCGTCGGGCAGCCTCGGGGACCCTGGCCATGCTGACCGCCTTGCACCCCCCCATCTGCAAGCGGATCCCCCAGGTG ACGGTGCACTGGCTGGAGATCCTGCAGGCgctgctgctgagccccagCACCGAGCTGCAGCACCGCGGGGCCGTGGTGGTGATGAACATGATGGCAGCCGAGCGGGAGGTGGCCGAGCAGCTCATTGCCAGCGAGATGCTGGAGATCCTCTCGGTGCTCGCCAAGGACAAGGATAAGCCGCGCGTGGCCCACGCGGCCAAGGAGAGCCTGGCACAGGCCGTGGCTTATGGCCTCATCAAACCCAGCGCCGGGCAGGAGTGA